A window of Pan paniscus chromosome X, NHGRI_mPanPan1-v2.0_pri, whole genome shotgun sequence genomic DNA:
ttttggtttctaaaATGGGAGATCATAGTTTTCACCTTCCTAGAGTTCTTTCCTTAAGACTGAGATTCAGTGTTACTCTTGGTCCCTAACAATAagaagcactcagtaaatgttaagcCTTCTAtgatggctattttatttttttgtatgtcaTAATAATACCTAAGAATAAGAAGAGTTAAATTAATGTCTTCAAATAGATTTGTTGACTTAAACTGACACAATCCTTTAAAAGAAGGAACTGATTTGAACCTTTCAAAACTGAAAGAAAGTAGTATACTGATACAGTTTGGAGCCACCGAATGTCATGTTGAACTGTATTCCCTAATGGAGGTGGatcctggtgagaggtgattggatcgtgggggcgggtttagcaccatcccctcttGGTACTTtactcatgatagtgagttctcatgagatctggtaatttaaaagtgtgtggcacttcacccctcactctctcttgctcctgctttggcCATGTGGAGTGCTCactccccttttgccttctgccatggctgtaagtttcctgaggcgtcCCCAGAAGCCCATCAGATACCAGTGCCATGCTACCTGTACAGCccatggaactgtgagccaactaaacctcttttatttataaattaccgagtctcaggcactttttatagcaatgcaacaatggactaatacatatacTTTagcataaaaacatttaaaagagtcTGAAACTGGAGTAGTTAACTCAGTAAAAATAACTTGgcaataaaacacagaaaaacaatctATTTGATCATGTAGTGATTCCTAATGTAAATCCTAGTACAACTGTCAActgataattttaaatgtaatttagatTTGTAGATGGTGTAACATTAAAGTTGtataatgttttattgttttattattaacatAAGACTTCATTTAAATTTCATGGGGATTTAGCTCTGTCACTCTGGTTTGTGGACCAAACGTCTCTAAGGCAGCATTTCTTTAAGTCTCTCTGGAGAGCATTCACACACAGAGATGCTGTCTGCAAAACAGGTTCACTTAGGTTTTTTGAAAGCTCTGAAGTCTGACAGGAAATTAACCTGTGTACTTGTATGCAACCTAGCATTCCCCAAACTTACCTGACCagagaagccttttttttttcttccggTTACAGCAATTCCTAGAAACACTTTGAGTAATGCTGCTTTAAAGAAAACAGTTGGTCTCAAATAATCATGGTATTTTAACATCAGGGACCTAGCAGAAATTGTTCCTGCTTTtagtcatctttttcttttttagaggacAGGCTTTGGTGGTTCAAGCATCCATTTGAGGAAAGCAAATGGCCTGTTGCATGCTGCCTCCTCCTACTTCATAAAGTGACTGACAACTGTCAACAGGCTTCATTCAGCAGCTTTGTATTAATGTTGTCTGGATCCTCTGTAACAGGTTTTTATTATCAGGATATAAAGAATAGATAAACCAACTAAGTTTGAATTATCTTGCTGCCTACCTGACTTCCAATGAAAATTTTTTCTTCAGTTCCTTCATGATAAATTAAGGATCATTAAGCATTACAAGAATCATTTCTATGCCTTTCCTACCTGGTTAGTCGCTGCAGTGgggatgcaaaagcagaaagaaatgctCTTACTGGCATCTGGAAAGACACTTTTTGCTCTGCATTTTTGGAAGTACAAAAGGTAATGAGTTAGTTTAAAGGAAACTTTGAATTAGTTTAGCATGTAATCTATAAAAGGTATCAaaattggctcacgcctgtaatcccggcactttgggaggccgaggcgggcagatcacgaggtcaggagttcaagaccagcctgaccaacatggtgaaaccccgtctactaagaacacaaaaattagccaggcgtggtggtgcatgcctataatcccagctacttgggaggctgaggcagaattgcttgaacccggcaggcagaggttgcagtgggccgagatcgcaccattgcactgtagcctggatgacagagtgagaccccatctcaaaaaaaaaaaaaaaaaaaaaaaaaaaaaaaaggggcgtCAAAATTGTGATGCTGGAAGTGAGTCCTTTCACCTAACATACCTCATATGACTTAAATTTGATGAATGGCACTAGTGGCTTGAACTTCAAGAGAATTCATTAATACCCTATATCTAATAGTCTTAAAATACATTTAGTACAAAACCCAAATTTTTCTCTTAAACAGGTTTATTTTAGCAGCTCAGTATATTACATTCTACATATTTGTCttttaatgtgtttatatttCTGCCTGTTCTGCATAGATGGCATATTCATTAACTTTTCTAGCTGACTTTTTCATTTGCTATTTGCTGCTACCTGGCCTGAAGAAAGTCAGGaggataaaaaaaattcatttggtgGAAACATGGAGCAGCACTTCAGAAGAACTTTACTTTGATGCAGACTTCAGTGTTaggttttcttcctcttctttttcaaatCCTGAACAGACGACAGATCTTCCCTTGGGATACTGAGCACAACACTTACGCAGTTCTTGGATGACAGCCTGACACTTTGATTCCATGTAGCTGTTGGCTGAAAAACATACAGGCAGACTCTAGTCATGATCTCATAGGACTAAGGTACAGGGAGGTTTAGATCAGTGCTTCCCACCCCTTTTCACCAAAGTCCACTGATTCTTTCTAATTTAGAGACCTGTCGACAGGTTCGTTAGGGAAAGTATGATTTACAAAGTGGTTGAAAGctattttcatatataatttcCTTTAAGGTGAATAGCATGTATGCACCTTTTTCTAGGACATTGGTTTTTAACATCATTTTTATTACTGGTCACTAATTTGATGAATTAGGAAAATGCACATACACCACACATTATTTTGCATACAGTTTAAGCTGATTGTTAGACCTCCCCTACTAAGGCTGTGCATCAGGAATTGGCAAACTGCAGCCTTAGGGTCAAATTCAGCCGGTTTTTACAGCTGGGagctaaaaatagattttaatttttaaagggttgtaaacacacaacacatacacaatatataCAACAAAGGCCTTTGGCctccaaagcctaaaatattactTGTTTGGcctttttcataaaacatttgcAGATCCCTACTATACATAAACACTAAGTTAAGGAGGACCTGACCTAAAGACTCTAGGTCAGCTGCAGTTAATGAGTCCCCCAGTACTAAAATGGGGTACATGGTAGTTAGCTCAGGATAGGAAAGACAATTCTGATTAGAAAGGCAGTATAGCAAGGTGGGTAACAGTCCAGATTTGGAGCTAGACCAAGGGCAGGGTTGGCGGGGGGTGTTCAAATTCCCACCATAACTCTTACTAGCTACGTGACCCTAGTCAAATTACATAACTTGTGTGTCTGTTTTCCCCTTTATGAAATGGGGGTCATAGTAGCATCTACCTCATGGATGAAAGGCTTAATACGTATAAAGTCCTTATAACGGTGCTtgtcatcttttagtctttccaGTTCTGTGCCAAGGGGGTGTCACCAGctcttttttaacttattttttcccTTAGCTATGGCTTATTTCAAACAAGGTAAGGATTTATTTGGGAGAAGGAATTAAATGCAaaaaactttttccttttccttaaagTTGGAGGGAAGAAGTTTGACTAAAATGGCATTATTATACATCCAGATTTTAAtctaaaagattttataaaatattgctaacatcaaaaaatgaaaagtccAAGAATGAAAGCCAAAAGTCCAAGGAGATACACAAACAAAGGATTTCTTTGGTGGTGAATCTTTGGGGGAACtctgaacatttttctttcataccTTTCTATATTTTCATGACCGTCCATCTCCATCTATTACTTTACTAGTGAGGAaaacttattaaaattttttcaaattcagATAGCCTTATAGCTTTTTCTATTTGCTCTTCTGGCAACAGTCATTCACTGATTAGAAAACTAAAATCCTCTAACATTTGGTCAAACTTAGCAGCTGGACAAATGGACAAATCACCTCAAATATGCTTTAGTCCAGATTCACTTCTGCCTTTAAGAGTTAGTTGATGACTTTGGCAGCCTGAATTCCAATTGTTATTTCAACCGCACCTCTTCCAGattgcttttaaaaagtgaattgtCAGCTGCAGTGAAGTATAACCAACCAATTTAAAACTAGCCttttagtaaaaacaaacaacaacaacaaaaaaccctttttttcctagccctagccctaggaAGTCTGAATCGTTCTAGGTAAGTGTTTAaagatctccaggtgatgctaatCACCTGGAGTGAAAACCCCTAGCTTTGAtcacattactttttattttctgcatctttGATGATACAATGAAGAGAATCGTCAGGATAATTACATATACGTTACATTCTTAAAAAAGAGTTAATACAGATAAAAGAATAATTGGTCTCTTATAGTTAGTTCacagtggaaaaatatttttaaagcattttacaaTATACTACCTTGTAAACATTTCTGTATCTCACAGGCTTGCTTCTGGCACGGATCCTTCTGCGGCATATCCAGAaaactaaaacaagaaaaatgatttttatttttcttttttccataaagACTTTAAAGCCCCTCTACGTGGAATTTTCTTCTGAGACAAGCAGTATATGCCCTTACAATTGCTGGAAAATAATTACACTAAAAATACTCTTCCCAAACATAGGATGAatcaactgtatttttataatatccaTTTCATTAGGCTTGGAAGATATAAATAGCTTTACATGGAAAAAAAACCTTGAATTCAATCAACTCTTTTTGAATACTGTAAACCAACGTTAGGCTAGAGGAGCCGACGGCGCAGCCTGGCTCTATCATTCGCAGAAGAAACCCTTGATAAATGATTAAACTCCTTGAGCTTTTTTTATtactcaaatataaaatgggaatcatacCTACCTCAAAGCATTGACAGgaggattaaatgtgataaaGTATATAAAGT
This region includes:
- the CMC4 gene encoding cx9C motif-containing protein 4 gives rise to the protein MPQKDPCQKQACEIQKCLQANSYMESKCQAVIQELRKCCAQYPKGRSVVCSGFEKEEEENLTLKSASK